From a region of the Mycobacteroides saopaulense genome:
- a CDS encoding ABC transporter substrate-binding protein yields the protein MATAGWRVIAALLMLLVLTGCSGTQPPAPAPTPTQGPDGFPLSIPHRYGGAFLPMRPNRIVTLGWNDQDLVQSLGTKPVGVRSTLPEYPMYPWVVPEVSHPPVVSGAELDFDAIAAVKPDVILAIGADIDRPSYDRLAKIAPTVVSEDRVDRAETPWYNQLFTIGRVLGKSEQARMRSEEVGTRYNQIRTGHQHWVNRTAVVDWLVDGQGTFLLGFRDPRRAVFDGLGFLSQRYAGPIPDNELKTKADEDLLVVVGATEQQAKSMGGLADLRAVTEGRAVYIPADSPVVNALRLGGPLARIYALEQLTPQLEKALKPPAPR from the coding sequence ATGGCAACAGCCGGATGGCGCGTGATTGCCGCGCTTCTGATGCTGCTGGTGCTCACCGGATGTTCTGGCACGCAGCCTCCGGCACCCGCCCCCACACCGACCCAAGGCCCGGACGGGTTCCCACTGAGCATCCCGCACAGATACGGTGGCGCGTTCCTGCCGATGCGGCCCAACCGGATCGTCACGCTGGGATGGAACGACCAGGACCTCGTGCAGTCACTGGGCACCAAGCCCGTCGGCGTTCGATCCACATTGCCCGAGTACCCCATGTATCCCTGGGTGGTTCCGGAGGTTTCCCATCCGCCCGTCGTTTCGGGTGCCGAGCTGGACTTCGATGCCATCGCGGCCGTCAAACCCGACGTCATCCTGGCGATCGGGGCCGACATCGACAGGCCCAGCTATGACAGGCTGGCCAAGATCGCTCCGACCGTGGTCTCCGAGGATCGCGTCGACCGTGCCGAAACACCTTGGTACAACCAGCTCTTCACCATCGGACGAGTGCTCGGCAAGTCCGAACAGGCGCGCATGCGATCTGAAGAGGTCGGCACGCGGTACAACCAGATACGCACAGGACACCAACATTGGGTCAACCGCACGGCCGTCGTCGATTGGCTCGTCGACGGACAAGGCACCTTCCTCCTGGGGTTCCGTGATCCGCGACGTGCGGTTTTCGACGGCCTGGGGTTCCTGAGCCAGCGGTACGCCGGCCCCATCCCCGACAACGAGCTGAAGACCAAGGCCGACGAAGACCTCCTGGTTGTGGTGGGTGCCACCGAACAGCAAGCCAAATCCATGGGCGGCCTCGCCGATCTGCGGGCGGTCACCGAGGGGCGTGCCGTCTACATTCCGGCGGACAGCCCGGTGGTGAACGCCCTGCGGCTCGGCGGTCCGCTGGCACGTATCTACGCCCTCGAGCAGCTGACCCCGCAGCTCGAAAAGGCTTTGAAACCACCTGCACCGCGATAA
- a CDS encoding CaiB/BaiF CoA transferase family protein, translating to MADTGVKTGPLAGVKVIELGGIGPGPHAAMMLSDLGADVIRVRRPGGLAIPAEESDLFHRGKRLVNLDVKKDPEALLALVDKADVLLDPFRPGVCERIGIGPQECAKRNPRLIFARMTGWGQDGPMADRAGHDINYLSLTGALGSMGYKDRPPMPPMNLVADFGGGSMLLVQGILAALYEREKSGKGQVIDGAMVDGVSQLAQMQWTMYNNGLLFDERESALLDGGSPFYGTYETSDGKYMAVGSIEPQFFAILVQGLGLDPESVPFQLDKARYPEMRKMFDDAFKTKTRDEWTEIFIGTDACVSPVLTWAEAKQNAHLRDRGTIIDVNGATQAAPAPRFSRTPSGPIAAPPKDTTELADIGW from the coding sequence ATGGCTGACACTGGCGTCAAGACAGGCCCCCTGGCGGGCGTAAAGGTGATCGAACTCGGCGGCATCGGCCCCGGTCCCCACGCGGCGATGATGTTGTCCGACTTGGGTGCAGACGTCATCCGGGTACGTCGCCCCGGTGGCCTGGCGATCCCCGCCGAGGAGAGCGATCTGTTCCATCGCGGCAAGCGACTGGTCAACCTGGACGTCAAGAAGGACCCCGAGGCACTGTTGGCGCTCGTCGACAAGGCCGATGTGCTGTTGGATCCGTTCCGGCCGGGCGTGTGCGAGCGCATCGGCATCGGACCGCAGGAGTGTGCCAAGCGCAATCCTCGGCTGATCTTCGCCCGGATGACAGGTTGGGGTCAGGATGGCCCGATGGCGGACCGCGCCGGACACGACATCAACTACCTTTCGCTGACCGGCGCTCTGGGATCGATGGGCTACAAGGACCGTCCGCCGATGCCGCCGATGAACCTGGTCGCGGACTTCGGCGGTGGCTCAATGCTTTTGGTGCAGGGCATCCTGGCCGCGCTGTACGAGCGCGAGAAGTCGGGCAAGGGTCAGGTGATCGACGGCGCGATGGTCGACGGCGTGAGCCAGCTGGCTCAGATGCAGTGGACGATGTACAACAACGGCCTGCTGTTCGATGAGCGGGAGTCGGCGCTGCTCGATGGTGGTTCGCCGTTCTACGGCACCTATGAGACCTCCGACGGCAAGTACATGGCGGTCGGCTCGATCGAGCCGCAGTTCTTCGCCATCCTGGTGCAGGGGCTCGGCCTGGATCCCGAGAGCGTTCCGTTCCAGCTCGACAAGGCGCGCTACCCCGAGATGCGCAAGATGTTCGACGACGCGTTCAAGACCAAGACACGCGATGAGTGGACCGAGATCTTCATCGGCACGGACGCCTGCGTCTCACCGGTGCTCACCTGGGCTGAAGCCAAGCAGAACGCACACCTTCGTGATCGCGGCACCATCATCGACGTCAACGGAGCGACCCAGGCAGCCCCGGCCCCGCGCTTCTCGCGTACTCCGAGCGGCCCCATCGCGGCGCCGCCGAAGGACACCACGGAGCTTGCCGACATCGGCTGGTGA
- a CDS encoding alpha/beta hydrolase, which produces MTSARHAAESRQAAVTYAGPEWMGKANWHSVAETYLFKALGKPGLYALTKLMMAVNRRFPDALLNRRYDGLERLMGWVPGVSGTHTERVQLPNCPAEWTWNTKNEPGPDAPVVIYFHGSAFIALGINSHRPLVSRIARDSGARALNVGYRLCPRNLVEDAVADGVDAYRYVLSQGVDPDNIVLAGDSAGGFLAAMTAIAVRDEGLTPPAGCVLISAATNNDMEPKYAAARRVGDAMFPVDFLTMINDVFLLRNGAREPGLCPADADLTDLGPFLLQVGSQEALRPDSELFAERLVAAGVPVRLQIFDRAIHVFQIFALTNPDARRAVAEITEFIKIVPGLAKARRKPDVLASGLGS; this is translated from the coding sequence ATGACCAGTGCCCGACATGCCGCCGAATCCCGGCAGGCCGCCGTTACCTACGCCGGACCGGAGTGGATGGGCAAGGCCAATTGGCATTCTGTGGCCGAGACATACCTGTTCAAGGCGTTGGGTAAGCCGGGTCTGTACGCACTGACCAAGCTGATGATGGCCGTGAACCGGCGATTCCCGGACGCCCTGCTGAATCGGCGCTACGACGGACTGGAACGTCTGATGGGCTGGGTGCCCGGGGTGTCCGGAACCCACACCGAGCGCGTTCAGCTGCCGAACTGCCCGGCCGAATGGACGTGGAACACCAAGAACGAACCAGGGCCGGATGCCCCGGTGGTCATCTACTTCCATGGGTCGGCATTCATCGCGCTGGGCATCAACAGCCACCGGCCGTTGGTCAGCCGTATCGCGCGCGATTCCGGTGCGCGGGCGCTGAACGTGGGCTACCGGCTGTGCCCGCGCAATCTGGTCGAAGATGCCGTCGCCGACGGCGTCGACGCCTACCGCTACGTGCTAAGTCAGGGCGTCGACCCCGACAACATCGTGCTCGCGGGCGATTCCGCTGGCGGGTTCCTGGCGGCCATGACCGCGATCGCGGTGCGGGACGAGGGTTTGACGCCGCCCGCCGGCTGCGTACTGATCTCGGCGGCGACCAACAACGACATGGAGCCTAAATACGCTGCCGCCAGGCGCGTGGGCGATGCCATGTTCCCCGTCGACTTCTTGACGATGATCAACGACGTGTTCCTGCTGCGCAACGGTGCGCGTGAGCCGGGTCTGTGCCCGGCCGACGCGGATCTGACAGACCTGGGCCCCTTCCTGCTGCAGGTGGGTTCGCAGGAGGCGCTGCGGCCCGACTCGGAATTGTTTGCGGAACGTCTTGTCGCGGCCGGGGTTCCGGTGCGCCTGCAGATCTTCGACCGTGCGATTCACGTGTTCCAGATCTTCGCGCTCACCAACCCGGACGCCCGGCGTGCGGTCGCGGAGATCACCGAGTTCATCAAGATCGTGCCGGGGTTGGCCAAGGCGCGGCGCAAGCCCGACGTGTTGGCCTCGGGTCTAGGCTCCTAG
- a CDS encoding pyridoxal phosphate-dependent aminotransferase: MNPKTVARLRPFGATIFAEMSALAVRHDAINLGQGFPDEDGPTAMLDAAQQAIRSGLNQYPPGLGTPELRRAIAADRLARYGEELDPETQVLVTVGATEAIAGAVLGLVEPGSEVILIEPYYDSYAAVVAMAGAVRVPVPLVPDGAGFALDTAALAAAITPRTTALVINSPHNPTGKVFTDAELARVAELAVEHDLLVISDEVYERLLFDGRTQTPMASLPGMADRTVTISSAAKTFNCTGWKIGWACGTSALVSGVRAAKQFLSYVGGGPFQPAVAVALDTEQAWVKNLRESLQRRRDRLSEALSGLGFEVHSSEGGYFVCADPRPLGFDDSAELCRRLPETVGVAAVPVSAFCDPGTETAEKWNHLVRFTFAKRDAVIDEAIARLARLGA; this comes from the coding sequence GTGAATCCGAAGACCGTCGCACGGTTGCGCCCTTTCGGCGCAACGATCTTCGCCGAGATGTCGGCCCTGGCCGTTCGGCACGACGCGATCAACTTGGGTCAGGGCTTTCCCGATGAGGATGGCCCGACGGCCATGCTCGACGCGGCACAGCAGGCCATCCGGTCCGGGCTCAATCAGTACCCACCGGGGCTGGGCACTCCCGAGCTGCGCCGAGCCATCGCCGCCGATCGGCTCGCCCGCTACGGCGAGGAGCTTGATCCGGAAACGCAGGTGCTGGTCACCGTTGGCGCCACCGAGGCGATCGCCGGGGCAGTGCTCGGCCTGGTCGAACCCGGTTCCGAGGTCATCCTGATCGAGCCGTACTACGACTCGTACGCGGCGGTGGTGGCGATGGCCGGCGCGGTCCGGGTACCGGTGCCGCTCGTGCCCGATGGCGCGGGCTTTGCGTTGGATACCGCGGCGCTCGCGGCCGCTATCACGCCCCGCACAACGGCATTGGTCATCAATTCCCCGCATAACCCCACGGGCAAGGTCTTCACCGACGCCGAGTTGGCCCGGGTGGCCGAGCTCGCGGTCGAACACGACCTACTGGTCATCTCCGACGAGGTGTACGAACGACTGCTCTTCGACGGGCGCACGCAGACCCCGATGGCCAGCCTGCCCGGAATGGCCGATCGCACCGTCACCATCTCCAGTGCCGCCAAGACGTTCAACTGCACCGGCTGGAAGATCGGCTGGGCGTGTGGCACATCGGCATTGGTCTCGGGAGTGCGCGCGGCCAAACAATTCCTTTCCTATGTCGGCGGCGGGCCGTTTCAGCCCGCGGTGGCCGTGGCACTGGACACCGAACAGGCGTGGGTGAAGAACCTGCGGGAGTCGTTGCAGCGCAGGCGTGATCGCCTCTCCGAGGCGCTCTCTGGACTCGGCTTTGAAGTGCACAGCAGCGAGGGCGGCTATTTCGTCTGCGCCGACCCACGTCCCCTGGGATTCGACGACAGCGCAGAACTCTGCCGACGCCTACCGGAAACCGTTGGGGTAGCGGCGGTTCCGGTAAGCGCCTTCTGCGATCCCGGCACGGAGACGGCCGAGAAATGGAATCACCTGGTGCGGTTCACCTTCGCCAAACGCGACGCGGTGATCGACGAGGCGATAGCCCGCCTGGCGCGGCTAGGAGCCTAG
- a CDS encoding acetyl-CoA C-acetyltransferase, translating to MTEAFIYEAIRTPRGKQRGGALNEVKPLNLVVGLVEELRRRFPDLDENLISDVVLGVVSPVGDQGGDIARTVVLAAGLPDTVGGVQLNRFCASGLEAVNVAAQKVRAGWDDLVLAGGVEAMSRVPMGSDGGAWASDPATNYDVSFVPQGIGADLIATIEGFTRDDVDAYAARSQERAAAAWSGGYFAKSVVPVKDQNGLLILDHDEHMRPGTTAADLGKLKPAFEGLAALGGFDDVARIKYHYVEKINHVHTGGNSSGIVDGAALVLVGSEEAGKSQGLTPRARIVSTAITGAEPLIMLTGPTPAAKKALDRAGLTVDDIDLFELNEAFASVVLKFQKDLNIPDEKLNVNGGAIAMGHPLGATGAMITGTMVDELERRGLKRALITLCVGGGMGIATIIERV from the coding sequence ATGACTGAAGCATTCATCTACGAGGCCATCCGCACGCCTCGCGGCAAGCAGCGCGGCGGCGCCCTCAACGAGGTCAAGCCGCTGAACCTGGTGGTCGGGCTTGTTGAAGAGCTCCGCCGCCGTTTTCCGGACCTGGACGAGAACCTGATCAGCGACGTCGTACTCGGCGTGGTCTCGCCGGTCGGCGACCAGGGTGGCGATATCGCCCGCACCGTGGTGCTGGCCGCGGGCCTGCCCGACACCGTCGGTGGCGTGCAGCTCAACCGCTTCTGCGCCTCCGGTCTGGAAGCCGTCAACGTCGCAGCTCAGAAGGTCCGTGCAGGCTGGGACGACCTGGTGCTCGCCGGTGGCGTGGAAGCCATGTCGCGCGTGCCGATGGGCAGCGACGGCGGCGCCTGGGCCTCGGACCCGGCCACCAACTACGACGTGTCCTTCGTGCCGCAGGGCATCGGTGCCGACCTGATCGCCACCATCGAGGGCTTCACCCGTGACGACGTCGACGCCTACGCGGCCCGCTCGCAGGAGCGTGCCGCGGCCGCGTGGTCCGGTGGCTACTTCGCCAAGTCCGTTGTGCCGGTGAAGGATCAGAACGGTCTGCTCATCCTGGACCACGACGAGCACATGCGTCCCGGCACCACCGCCGCCGACCTGGGCAAGCTCAAGCCGGCCTTCGAGGGCCTGGCAGCGCTCGGAGGCTTCGACGACGTGGCACGCATCAAGTACCACTACGTCGAGAAGATCAACCACGTGCATACCGGTGGCAACAGCTCCGGCATCGTCGACGGCGCCGCGCTGGTGCTGGTCGGTTCCGAGGAGGCCGGTAAGTCGCAGGGCCTTACCCCGCGGGCACGCATTGTCTCTACCGCGATCACGGGCGCCGAGCCGCTCATCATGCTCACCGGCCCGACCCCGGCGGCCAAGAAGGCGCTCGATCGTGCCGGCCTCACGGTGGATGACATCGACCTGTTCGAGCTCAACGAGGCCTTCGCCTCGGTGGTCCTCAAGTTCCAGAAGGACCTGAACATCCCGGACGAGAAGCTCAACGTCAACGGCGGCGCCATCGCCATGGGCCACCCGCTGGGTGCCACCGGCGCCATGATCACCGGAACCATGGTCGACGAGCTGGAGCGTCGCGGCCTCAAGCGCGCCCTCATCACGCTGTGTGTCGGCGGCGGCATGGGCATTGCCACCATCATCGAGCGAGTCTGA
- a CDS encoding 3-hydroxyacyl-CoA dehydrogenase NAD-binding domain-containing protein: MSANTIQWEKDADGIVTLTLDDPNGSANVMNDDYKQSMAAAVKRLVEEKDSITGVIVTSAKKTFFAGGDLTKIIQIQPENAQEAFNEVEEIKKDLRTLETFGRPVVAAINGAALGGGLEIALATHYRIAADVKGSQIGLPEVSLGLLPGGGGVTRVTRMLGIQNGFVTVLAQGTRFNPTKAKEVGLIDELVGSVDDLIPAAKAWIKANPEAVQRWDVKGYKIPGGTPSTPALAAILPSFPSNLKKQLKGAPMPAPRAILAAAVEGAQVDFDTASRIESRYFTSLTTGQVAKNMTQAFFFDLQTINGGGSRPDGIAKQDIKKIGVLGAGMMGAGIAYVSAKAGYDVVLKDVSLEAAQKGKGYSEKLEEKALSRGKTTQEKSAALLAKITPTADPADLAGVDFVIEAVFENTELKHKVFQEIEDIVEPNALLGSNTSTLPITGLASGVKRQEDFIGIHFFSPVDKMPLVEIIRGEKTSDEALARVFDYVLAIKKTPIVVNDSRGFFTSRVIGTFVNEAVAMLAEGIEPSTIEQAGSQAGYPAPPLQLSDELNLTLMQKIRKETVEAAKAEGKELPDDPAGRVIDTLVEAGRPGRLGGAGFYDYVDGKRTELWPGLRTTFNTRAGSDSANPPLQDLIERMLFAEAIETQKCFDEGVLTSTADANIGSIFGIGFPAWTGGVHQYIVGYEGPAGKGKAGFVARAKELAAKYGDRFNPPASLLDA; encoded by the coding sequence ATGAGCGCAAACACCATTCAGTGGGAAAAGGATGCCGACGGCATCGTTACCCTGACCCTGGACGACCCCAACGGCTCGGCCAACGTGATGAACGACGACTACAAGCAGTCGATGGCCGCGGCCGTCAAGCGCCTTGTGGAAGAGAAGGATTCGATCACCGGTGTGATCGTCACCAGCGCCAAGAAGACCTTCTTCGCCGGTGGTGACCTCACCAAGATCATCCAGATCCAGCCGGAGAACGCCCAGGAGGCCTTCAACGAGGTCGAGGAGATCAAGAAGGACCTGCGCACGCTGGAGACCTTCGGCCGTCCGGTCGTGGCAGCCATCAACGGAGCCGCCCTCGGTGGCGGCCTGGAGATCGCGTTGGCCACTCATTACCGGATCGCGGCCGACGTCAAGGGATCTCAGATCGGTCTGCCCGAGGTGTCGCTGGGTCTGCTGCCCGGTGGCGGTGGTGTCACCCGCGTGACCCGGATGCTCGGCATCCAGAACGGCTTCGTGACCGTGCTGGCCCAGGGCACCCGCTTCAACCCGACCAAGGCCAAGGAAGTCGGTTTGATCGACGAGCTCGTCGGCTCCGTCGACGATTTGATCCCCGCCGCCAAGGCCTGGATCAAGGCCAACCCCGAGGCCGTGCAGCGCTGGGATGTCAAGGGCTACAAGATCCCCGGCGGCACCCCGTCCACCCCGGCACTCGCGGCGATCCTGCCGTCGTTCCCGTCGAACCTGAAGAAACAGCTCAAGGGCGCGCCGATGCCGGCCCCGCGGGCCATCCTGGCCGCCGCGGTCGAGGGTGCCCAGGTGGACTTCGACACGGCCAGCCGTATCGAGAGCCGCTACTTCACCAGCCTGACCACCGGCCAGGTCGCCAAGAACATGACCCAGGCGTTCTTCTTCGACCTGCAGACCATCAACGGCGGCGGTTCACGTCCGGACGGCATCGCCAAGCAGGACATCAAGAAGATCGGTGTGCTGGGCGCGGGCATGATGGGCGCCGGTATCGCGTACGTCTCGGCCAAGGCCGGTTACGACGTCGTCCTGAAGGACGTCTCGCTGGAGGCGGCTCAGAAGGGCAAGGGCTACTCGGAAAAGCTTGAGGAGAAGGCTCTTTCGCGCGGCAAGACCACCCAGGAAAAGTCCGCGGCGCTGCTGGCCAAGATCACTCCGACCGCCGACCCCGCCGATCTGGCCGGTGTCGACTTCGTGATCGAGGCGGTCTTCGAGAACACCGAGCTCAAGCACAAGGTGTTCCAGGAGATCGAGGACATCGTCGAGCCCAACGCACTGCTTGGCTCCAACACCTCCACCCTGCCCATCACCGGGCTGGCTTCGGGTGTGAAGCGCCAGGAAGACTTCATCGGCATCCACTTCTTCTCGCCCGTCGACAAGATGCCGCTGGTGGAGATCATCCGCGGCGAGAAGACCTCCGACGAGGCGCTGGCCCGGGTGTTCGACTACGTGCTGGCCATCAAGAAGACCCCGATTGTCGTCAACGACAGCCGCGGCTTCTTCACCAGCCGCGTGATCGGCACCTTCGTCAACGAGGCCGTTGCCATGCTGGCCGAGGGCATCGAGCCCTCGACCATCGAGCAGGCCGGCAGCCAGGCCGGATACCCGGCTCCGCCGCTGCAGCTGTCGGATGAGCTGAACCTGACACTGATGCAGAAGATCCGTAAGGAGACCGTCGAGGCCGCCAAGGCCGAGGGCAAGGAACTGCCGGACGACCCGGCGGGCCGTGTCATCGACACGCTGGTCGAGGCGGGCCGTCCGGGCCGCCTGGGTGGTGCCGGCTTCTACGACTACGTGGATGGCAAGCGCACCGAGCTGTGGCCCGGCCTGCGGACGACGTTCAACACCCGTGCCGGTTCCGACTCGGCCAACCCGCCGCTGCAGGACCTCATCGAGCGCATGCTGTTCGCCGAGGCCATCGAGACGCAGAAGTGCTTCGACGAGGGCGTGCTGACCTCGACCGCCGACGCCAACATCGGTTCGATCTTCGGCATCGGCTTCCCGGCGTGGACCGGTGGTGTGCACCAGTACATTGTCGGATACGAAGGGCCGGCCGGTAAGGGCAAGGCCGGATTCGTGGCTCGCGCAAAGGAATTGGCCGCCAAGTACGGTGACCGCTTCAACCCGCCCGCGTCGCTCCTGGACGCGTAG
- a CDS encoding condensation domain-containing protein codes for MVALGTIHDWRPKPGTVISWNASPRAREVAAQAPASVVPPSYQQAQHVRSYRELAREDREMGRLGIGSWDVPGICDVDAMTAAINAHLRRHDTYHSWFEFDTADNIVRHVIGDPETIDFVPQDYGLQGPEEIRAHLLRTSGTPLTWDCFTFGVIQRADHFTVYISVDHLHTDGMSTGILYVEIQLMYASLVHGSALQLPPPAGYLDFSARELAHNQAMTLDSFEVQTWIRYARDNGGTLPDFVLPLGDRSVPNVGGMVAAPLLTAEETVAFERACEQAGVRFSGGVFACAALIDRELTGADAFYGITPYDTRSTPEEQLSVGWYASFIPFVVDMSDGSFAAVARSAQKSFDECQPLAKVPFERVLELAGPESGLTAPDYVVPMVSFLDARKIPVSAEWDRINGGIYGDSRSSDQVCMWVNRFENETNLTISFPDNAVARESVSRYFEVARLVYQRVAQSQFVS; via the coding sequence ATGGTTGCACTCGGAACGATCCACGATTGGCGCCCCAAGCCGGGAACCGTCATCTCCTGGAACGCTTCGCCGCGCGCTCGCGAGGTCGCGGCGCAGGCGCCGGCCAGCGTGGTGCCTCCGAGTTATCAGCAGGCTCAGCATGTGCGCTCGTACCGGGAGCTCGCCCGTGAAGACCGCGAGATGGGGCGGCTGGGAATCGGCTCCTGGGATGTCCCCGGGATCTGCGATGTCGACGCCATGACCGCGGCCATCAATGCCCATCTGCGCCGCCACGACACCTACCACTCGTGGTTCGAGTTCGATACGGCCGACAACATCGTGCGGCACGTGATCGGCGACCCGGAGACCATCGACTTCGTGCCGCAGGACTACGGCCTGCAGGGTCCCGAGGAGATCCGCGCCCACCTATTGCGCACCTCGGGCACCCCGCTCACGTGGGACTGCTTCACCTTCGGGGTCATTCAGCGCGCAGACCACTTCACGGTGTACATCAGCGTGGACCACCTGCACACCGACGGCATGTCCACCGGAATCCTGTACGTCGAGATCCAGCTGATGTACGCCAGCCTGGTTCACGGTTCCGCGCTGCAACTTCCGCCTCCTGCCGGCTACCTCGACTTCTCTGCCCGCGAGCTCGCGCACAACCAGGCGATGACTCTGGATTCCTTCGAGGTGCAGACCTGGATCCGCTACGCGCGGGACAACGGCGGCACCCTGCCGGACTTCGTCCTACCGCTCGGCGACCGGTCGGTGCCGAACGTCGGCGGGATGGTCGCCGCACCGCTGCTGACTGCCGAGGAAACCGTCGCGTTCGAAAGGGCTTGCGAACAAGCGGGTGTGCGATTCAGCGGCGGTGTCTTCGCATGTGCGGCATTGATCGATCGCGAACTCACCGGGGCTGACGCCTTCTACGGCATTACCCCGTACGACACCCGCAGCACACCGGAGGAGCAGCTGTCGGTGGGCTGGTACGCCAGCTTTATCCCCTTTGTCGTCGACATGTCGGACGGTTCCTTCGCGGCGGTCGCACGGTCCGCGCAGAAGTCTTTCGACGAATGTCAGCCCCTGGCCAAGGTGCCGTTCGAGCGGGTGCTGGAGTTGGCGGGACCCGAATCGGGGCTGACCGCACCCGATTACGTGGTCCCGATGGTGTCCTTCCTGGACGCGCGCAAGATCCCGGTCAGTGCCGAATGGGATCGCATCAATGGCGGAATCTACGGGGACAGCCGTTCTTCCGACCAGGTGTGCATGTGGGTCAACAGGTTTGAGAACGAAACAAACCTGACGATCTCGTTCCCCGACAATGCTGTCGCCCGTGAATCTGTGTCGCGCTATTTCGAGGTAGCCCGCCTGGTTTACCAGCGTGTCGCGCAGTCACAGTTCGTTTCCTGA
- a CDS encoding serine hydrolase domain-containing protein: MSTSLDIAVNGTNSPDFDNVRRAFALNFLENDELGAGVAIWVDGELVVNLWAGWADEARTRPWTEDTLAPVYSGTKGLMSTCVHMLIERGVLDLHAPVALYWPEFGQAGKESITLAMVLGHRSGVIGPRTRLTPEQAANWDEVCEHIARATPWWEPGTAQGYHMATFGFILGEVVRRTTGKTLGQFLRTEVAEPYGLDVHVGLPHSEHHRCAELVNKPYLRDVFRGAPGEFDCMSDHPLAGPLISGDFIPDDEIARRDIALWRALEFPGTNAHVSALGMATFYNAMALGKLLSHEHMDVVRVSQGGFDPDVVLGPRVANHGWGLGYMLNQRCYAGPNQKTFGHGGSGGSYAFVDLEHRIGYSYVMNQFDVTKADADPRSVRLINELYTTLGVSPAGESL, from the coding sequence ATGAGCACTAGCCTTGACATCGCGGTGAACGGAACCAACTCACCGGATTTCGACAATGTGCGGCGCGCGTTCGCCTTGAATTTCCTGGAGAACGACGAACTGGGTGCGGGCGTCGCGATCTGGGTCGACGGAGAGCTCGTCGTCAATCTGTGGGCCGGTTGGGCCGACGAGGCGCGTACCCGCCCATGGACCGAAGACACCCTGGCGCCGGTGTATTCCGGCACCAAAGGGCTGATGAGCACCTGCGTTCACATGCTCATTGAGCGCGGCGTGCTGGACCTGCATGCACCGGTCGCTCTGTACTGGCCCGAATTCGGCCAGGCCGGTAAGGAATCCATCACGCTGGCCATGGTGCTGGGGCATCGTTCCGGTGTGATCGGACCACGCACCCGGTTGACGCCGGAGCAGGCCGCCAACTGGGACGAGGTGTGCGAGCACATCGCCAGGGCAACGCCGTGGTGGGAGCCCGGGACCGCCCAGGGGTACCACATGGCGACGTTCGGATTCATTCTCGGCGAGGTCGTCCGCCGCACCACGGGTAAGACACTGGGCCAGTTCCTGCGCACCGAGGTCGCCGAACCATACGGACTCGATGTGCACGTCGGCCTGCCACACAGTGAGCACCACCGCTGCGCCGAACTGGTCAACAAGCCGTACTTGCGCGACGTCTTTCGCGGTGCGCCTGGCGAATTCGACTGCATGAGCGATCACCCGCTGGCAGGCCCGCTCATCTCGGGTGATTTCATCCCCGACGACGAGATAGCGCGCAGGGACATCGCACTGTGGCGGGCGCTGGAGTTCCCCGGCACCAACGCACACGTTTCCGCGCTGGGCATGGCCACCTTCTACAACGCCATGGCGCTGGGCAAGCTGCTCAGCCACGAGCACATGGACGTGGTGCGAGTGTCGCAGGGAGGCTTCGACCCCGACGTCGTGCTGGGCCCCCGGGTGGCCAACCACGGCTGGGGGCTGGGCTACATGCTGAACCAGCGTTGCTATGCCGGACCCAACCAAAAGACATTCGGGCACGGTGGGTCTGGCGGTTCGTACGCGTTCGTCGATCTGGAACACCGCATCGGCTACTCGTACGTGATGAACCAGTTCGACGTGACCAAGGCAGATGCCGATCCTCGCAGTGTGCGGCTGATCAACGAGCTCTACACCACGTTGGGGGTGTCGCCGGCGGGAGAGTCACTGTGA